The genomic stretch GGTCCGGGAAGCGCAGCACGTTCAGGTTCCGGGTACTCACGTTGAACTGCGCGTCGATGGGCTTCAGCAGCGTGAAATCCATGTTCCCCGTCCGCACGGCCTCCGCGATCTTCGACATGTTCGGCTGGATGAACACGCTGATCACGCCCTCGGTCAGCATGAAAAAGCCCGTCACGAGCAGCGCCTCCCGGAACGACCAGCCGCCCACCTGCGTCACGCCCGGCTGACCGAACAGAATGCTGAGCCCCAGCAGCGTCACCCCCACCTCACCCAGACTCGCCAGCACCGCACCCAGGAAGTTCGCGCGGTACTCCAGCTGCGCCGACAGGGTGGCCCCCACGAAGATGCGCACGAGGCGCAGGTACCGCCTCACGGGGCCCTCCGGGCGGGTTGATAGGTGATGGTTGATGGTTGATGGAACAACATCTGCACGATTCTTTCAACCATCAACATTCGACCTTCAACGGCCCCCCTCATGCGCCCACCGCGCCGTATTTACGCAGGCCGATCCGCCAGACGATCAGGCGCACCACCCAGAACACCGCGAGCCACACGAGAAGTACCAGGGCGCCGCGCCCGGCCTGAGCCAGGGTGGCCTTTCCGGCCAGGAGTTGCGCGGGGAGGCCCAGCATGTACGGGAACGGCGTCCAGACGGCGACGCACTGCACCCAATCGGGGTAGAAGGCCAGGGGTGCGAACATGCCACCCAGCGCGGCGTACACCAGCCACACGACCTCCTGAAAGGACGCGCTGCTCTCGGTCCAGAAGGCCAGCAGGCCGATGGCGTACTCATACAGGAACCGCACGCTGAAGCCCAGCGCGGCCAGTCCCAGGGCCGCCGGGTACGCCCACCACTCGCGGGTGAAGGACGCGCCGGACAGCCACGTGAACACCCCCACCAGTGCCAGCAGCGGCACGATCCGCACCAGCCGCTCGGCGACGTGCGACGCGACGTGCAGCCACATGGGGTCCACCGGGCGCAGCAGCTGCGGCGACAGCGTCCCCTGACGGATCTGGAAGTCCAGCTCGTGCGACACCCACACGACCAGCAGCTGCGACACCAGCCACGTGGACAGGAAGTAGGTGGCGAACTCCGGCGCGCTGTACCCGCGGATCTGCCCACCGGGCGCGGCGGCGGCCTGCGCCATCCACACGAGCATCATGACCAGGGACAGCGTGCCCGACAGCATCCAGATCACGACCTCGGCGCGGTACTCGGCCATCTCCGCGAAGCGCGTAGCGAACAGCACCCGCGCCTTGAACGCCAGCGCCCTCACACAGGCTCCGGGGTGCGTTCCGGCTGACCAGCCTGACCGGCCCGCGCGCCGAACAGGGACGCCATCACGCTCTCGATACTGGGGTCCTCCACCGTCAGGTCCGCCACGTCCAGCTCCGCCAACAGCGCCGCCGCCCGCTCACTGACCAGCGCGCGCGGCACCGTCAGCTCGGCGCTCAGGCCGTCCACGCGCACCTCCGACCCGAAGCGGCCCAGCTCGTCTGCCGTCGCTGGGCGGCGCAATTGCAGCCGCACGGTCTTCCCCCCGCCGCCCTGCTCGGCCAGGCGCGCCAGGTCCCCGTCGAACACCACCTCGCCCCGGTCGATCACCAGGATGCGGCGCGCCAGGGCCGTCACGTCCGCCATGTAATGGCTCGTGAGCATCACCGTCGCCCCGTACCGCGCGTTGTAGTCCTGCACGAACGCCCGCACCGACTCCTGCATGTTCACGTCCAGCCCGATCGTCGGCTCATCCAGGAACAGCACCTTCGGGCGGTGCAGCAGCGCCGCCGCCAGCTCGCACTTCATCCGTTCGCCCAGCGACAGCTTGCGCACCTGCTTCTTCAGGATGCCCTCCAGGCCCAGCACCTCCGTGAACTCGGCCATCGTCGCCCGGAACTGCGCGTCCGGGATCTCGTAGATCGCCTGATTCACCAGGAACGAATCCAGCGCCGGGAGGTCCCAGATGAGCTGCTGCTTCTGCCCCATCACCAGCGTGATCTGCCGCAGGAACGCGTTCTCCCGCCGCCCCGGCTCGAAGCCCGCCACGCGCACCTCACCGCCCGACGGGTGCAGCAGGCCCGACAGCATCTTCAGGGTCGTGGTCTTCCCCGCCCCGTTCGGGCCCAGGAACCCCACCACCTCACCCGGCGCCAGGTCGAACGACACGCCCCGCACCGCCTCCACCACCCGCGACCTGCGGCTCACGAACGACCGCAGGCTCCCCAGGAACCCCGGCTCCTTCTCGTGCACCACGTACCCCTTGCGCAGGTCACGCACCCGCACCGCCGCGTCCTCCGCCCCACCCCGATCACCCGTCATGATCACCCAGGGTACGCCAGCACCCAAAACGCCGCCACCCGCTACGCCAGAACGCGTAACGGGCGGTCAGGATGGTTTTTACCCAAGTGGGTCACACGCCCCCTCACCCTTCCAGCGCTGACGCGCCTCTGCTGCGCAGCTCTGCGAGTCCCTCCCTCTCTGCTCCGCAGCTCGCTGAGTCCCACAGGGGGAGAGGGAACAAGGGAACGGTTCAGCGGGGCGTCAGTTCGGTCACGCCGTCCGGGGCCGCCACGAAGGCCCGCTCGGCCATGCCCAGGAACAGCCCCGTGTCCACGACGCCCAGCGTGCCCTTCAGCTGGCGTTCCAGCGCGGCGATATCCGTCCCGGCAGGAATCTGCGCGTCGAAAATGTAATTCCCGTTGTCCGTCACGTACGGCTGCGCGCCCGACTGCCGCAACCGCCCCGACGGGAGGATGACGCGCAGGCGCTCGATGGTGCTCAGGAACCCGAACCGGGCGATCTCGATGGGCAGCGCGGACTTCTCGCCGATGTGCTCCACCAGTTTCGTGTGATCGGCGATCACGATGAACCGCCGCGCCTGCACCTCTGTCAGTTTCTCGCGCAGCAGCGCCCCGCCCAGACCCTTGATCAGGTCGAGGTTCGGCGCGATCTCGTCCGCACCGTCAATTGCGATATCCAGCGGACGCGGGTCGAGCGGCTCCACGGGAATGCCCACCTGCCGGGCCAGCGTGTCACTCGCCTCGCTGGTTGCCACGCCCACCACGCCCGTCAGTTCACCCGCCGCGAGTTTCCGGCCGATCTCCTCGATGGCGTACTTCGCGGTGCTGCCCGTCCCCAGGCCCACCCGGTCCCCACTCTTCACCAGGGCAACGGCACGCAGGGCCGCCTCGCGCTTCAACGCCTCCAGATCCATCAGTTCCCACCCTTCGCCGCGCGGTCCTTCTCGATGGCCGCCGCCACGTGGTCCGCGTGCCCGTCCACCTTCACCGCCAGCCACGACTTCACCAGCCGGCCATCCGGGCCGATCAGGAAGGTCTGACGCTTGATGCCCTCCGTGACCTTCCCGTACATGTTCTTCGTCCCGAACGACCCGATGGACCGCAGGAACACCGCGCCCGGATCACTCAGCAGCGGGAACGGCAGGCTGAACTTCTCCGCGAACCGCGCGTGACTGTCCGCGTCATCCGCGCTCACGCCCAGAATCGCCGCGCCACGCTCGCGCAGCAGCACGTTGTCCCGGAAATCACACGCCTCCCGCGTGCACCCCGGCGTGTCGTCCTTCGGGTACACGTACAGCACCACGTACCGCCCCACGAAATCAGGCAGCGAATGCGCCTGCCCCGCCGCGTCCATCAACGTGAACGCCGGGAACGCCTCCCCCACCACCGGAACCTGCACCGAATCACTCATGCGCCCAGCCTAGCGCGCCCCAGCAGGAGCCTGTCCAGCCCGCGCGGGTGTCACGAGGCTGGCGACACAAAGGCCTGGATGGCCGGAAGCAGCGGGAACGTGTTGCGGGCCAGTTGATGTTCCACCTCCCGCGCCGTGGCCCAGGCCAGTGCGTGCTGCTCCGGGGTGATCTCGCCACTGTGCAGGGCGGTGTCGAGTTCGTCCGCGTCGATGATTTCCGGAACGCCGGGCGTCCAGTCGGCGCTCAGGGTGGCGCGCACGTCGAGGTACAGGTCGTCCAGCCACGGTATCCCGTCCTCGCCCAGTCCGGTGGCGGCGCACACGTCCGCGTAGGCGAACACGGGCGTTTCTCCGTTCAGGATGACCAGCAGCGCCGCGTGTCCCTGTGGGGGCACCAGCGTCAGCCAGCGCGCTCCGACCGCCAGGGTGGGCACCGTGACCCCCTGCACGGTCACCGCGTGCGGCTCTGGAACGTGCGTGAAGGTCACGTCCACCAGCCAGCCCTCAGGCAGCGTCACGACGCGCTGCGTGCCCTGCACACCGGGAAAGAACTGGAGGTACCGGCCATCCTTGCGCTTCACGCCCGCAGGGTAGGGCAAGGGTGAAGCGCTGCACCCCGCAGGTGCCGTAAGAACGGCGGTTCACGGTAGATGCCGTGACTTCGTGCAGGACACCGCACAGACGAATGGTCGCACGACGACGGACTCGAATCAACGGTGGTGATCGAGCCTGCAATGCATGACTGACTCCCGCTCACAGGTCGCATGTGCGACGCCGCTGGCGTGCTCTCGACCATAAGCTGAGCTGGTGAAGTCGTTCCGCGCTGCACTCGCTTTCCTGATCTTTGCCTCATGCGCTCCTACGCAGACCACCCACGGCTCCCTGTATGACGCCATTTTCAGCGCTGCTAAAAACGAGCCCCTCACGTCCTCCATCAAGGCCAGTCAACTCACCGCGCGATTCCGGAGGGCCAAGGCATGATCCCAAGAAACCCAGAGGACGTTCACGCGCCGTTGACCAGTTACGTACACCAGATCGAGGTGCCCAGCCCAGCACGCTGGCTGGTACTGTCGGGGCAGCTGGGCCAGCACCCGGACGGGAGCGTACCCGAAGACCCGATTGCGCAGGTCGAGGTGGCGCTGGAGAACCTGAATCGCAACCTCGCTGCGGCCAGCATGACCGTCAGTGACATCGTGAAGCTCACCATCTATCTCGTCAGTGAGGTCGACGCGGCCGCGCGCCGCGCCGTCTTCGCCCGCTGGCTGGACGGACATCTCCCGTGCATGACCTTGCTGTATGTCACCGCCCTCGCGGCGCCACAGTACAAGGTGGAACTCGACGCCTGGGCCTGCCGCGCCACGCCTGAGAGGACGGACACCTGAACGGAACCCTGATCAGCCACGTACAACGTAACCGCCAGAAATAAATCTCACGTCAGGTGTACGGGTCTTCCAGGTAGCGCTTGAGGACGTGCACGGGTGGGTAGGTACCCGCCTGGAGTTGCGTTTCGACATGCCGCGCGTGTGTCCAGGTGGCGTCGGCCTGGGCGGGTGTGACGAGGCCCTGGGTGACGGCGTCGTCGAGTTCGTCCCCGTCGATGATGCCGGTCGCGTCGATCACCCAGGGGTCGTGTTCGGCGGGGTGGCCGATCACGTCGAGGTACAGGTCGTCGTGCCAGGGGTACCCGCTGTCGTGCCAGCCCTCGCCGCCGTGCAGGTCGATGTAGTACTGCACGGGTCGCCCGGCGGCGTCGAGCTGCATGGTCAGGGCGCTGCCGGGCGCGCCGTGCCCGCTGGTGGGGTGGGCGCGCACCCAGCGGTACCCGCTGCCCAGGATGCGGCGCAGGCCGTCCCGTCCGGGGATGGGCACGTCGAGGGGCCGGATGACGTCGTGCGCGACGAAGTCCACGATCACGTGTCCGGGGACGTGCAGGACGGTCTGGGTGTGGCGGGTGACGCGCGCCCAGCCGCTCAGGTCGAAGACTTTCCGTTTCATGCCCCTCCCCCATCAGCTTCCTGAAATGGTGTTGCCTGTCTTCCTGCTCGACTGCTTTCCGTTGTCCCCTCTCCCCCTGTGGGACTCAGCGAGCTGCGGAGCAGAGAGGGAGGGACTCGCAGAGCTGCGCAGCAGTGGCGCGGAGCGCCGGAAGGGTGAGGGGGCGAGGTGAAGGCTCCGGTGTCCTTACCCGAGGCTCCGGACGGCGCGCAGCATGAGGTCGCCCTCGGTGGCCTGCACGCGGGCCTTGAGGTTGGCGAGGTCGTCGCCTGGGTGGACGGGCACGCGGGCCTGCGCGAGGATGGGGCCTTCGTCGATGCCGGCGGTGACGAGGTGGACGGTGGCGCCGCTCTCTAGGTCGCCGCTGGCGAGGACGCTCTCGTGGACGCGGTCGCCGTACATGCCGCGTCCGCCGTGGCGGGGCAGGAGGCTGGGGTGGATGTTCACGAGGCGGCCCGCGAAGTGCGCCAGGACGCGGGGGCCGATCTCGCGCATGTAGCCGCTGAGGACGAGTGTGTCCGCGCCCGCGCCGACGAGGACGTCCAGGATGGCGGCGTCCAGGTCGTCCGGGTCGGGGTAGTTCGCGCTGCTGAGGTGTGCGACTGCTAGGCCCGCGTCGCGTGCCCAGGCGAGGGCCGGGGAGCGGCTGTTGTTGCTGACCAGGGCGACCGGGGTGGCGTTCAGCTCGCCCGCGCGGCAGGCCTCGACGAGGTGCCGCGCGGCGCTGCCGCCGTGCGAGGCGAGAAAGCCGAGGTTCATTCGGCGGTGTCGGGTGCGCCGAGTTCCTGAAGCAGGTAGGCGCTGGTGAGAATGCCGTTGTGGTAGTCGGTGACGGCGAAGCTCTCGTTGGGGCTGTGGGGGGCGTCCTCGTTCAGGCCGAGGTCCACGAACAGGACGGGGGCGTGCAGGATGTCGTTGAAGGCCGCGACGATCGGGATGCTGCCGCCGGTGCGGGCGAACACGGCTTCACGGCCGAAGACGCGCTTGAGGGCGCGGTTCGCGGCGAGGTTGTAGGGGCTGTTCAGGTCGAACTTGAAGGGGCGGCCGCCGTGGTGCGGGTGGACGACGGCGGTGGTCCCTGCGGGCGCGAGGGTGGGCACGTACTCGCTGATGAGCCGCGTGATGCGCTCGGGATCCTGTCCGGGCACGAGGCGCATGCTGACCTTCGCGCCGGCCTTGGCGGCGATGACGGTCTTGCTGCCTTCGCCCTGGTAGCCGCCCCAGATGCCGTTCACGTCGAGGGTAGGGCGGCCCCACAGGCGTTCGAGGGTGGTGTACCCGGCCTCGCCGGGCAGGGCGGGCACGCCGATGCTCGCGGCGAACGCAGCGTCGTCGTGGGGGAGGTCGGCCCACATCTGGCGTTCGGTGTCGGTCAGGTCGTCGATGCCGTCGTAGAAGCCGGGGATGGTGACGCGGCCCTGGTCGTCCTTGAGGCGCGTGATGATCTCGGCCAGCGCGTTGATGGGGTTGGGGGCAGCGCCGCCGTAGCTGCCGCTGTGCAGGTCGCGGTTGGCGCCCTGGACGTGAATCTCGACGTAGCTCAGGCCGCGCACGCCGTAGGTGATGGTGGGCACGTCGGGCGCGAAGCGGCTCCCGTCGCTGATGACGATCACGTCGGCCTTGAGTTCCCCGGCGTGGTCGCGTAGGTACGGTTCGAGGTTGGGGCTGCCGATCTCCTCCTCGCCTTCGAGCAGGAATTTCACGTTCACGGGCAGTTCGCCCTGCGAGAGCAGCAGTTCCACGCCCTTGACGTGCGCGTACGCCTGTCCCTTGTCGTCGGTGCTGCCGCGCGCGTAGATGCGCCCGTCGCGGACGGTGGGTTCGAAGGGCGGCGTGACCCATTCCTCCAGCGGCGCCTCGGGCTGCACGTCATAGTGGCCGTAGATCAGGACGGTGGGTTGACCGGGGGCGTTCAGGCGCTCGGCGTACACGACGGGGTGCCCGGCGGTCGGGTCGATGCGGGCTGTGAAGCCCAGGTCCGCCAGTTTGGCGCGCAGGAACTCGGCGGTGGCGGCCATGTCCGCCGTGCGGGTGGGGTCGGCGCTGACGGAGGGGATGCGCAGCAGGTCGAACAGCTCCGCCTCAGCGCGGTCACGGTCGAGCAGGACACTCAGATCAGGCGTGGTCATGGGGGGATGATACGGGCTGACGGGCGCGGGGCGTCCGGGATGGACGGCTGCGGGTGCGGGGCAGGCGGCCTGGGGGCTCACGCCTCCTGCCTCGCGCGGCCCAGAACCTCTTCGCGGCACGGTCTCAGAAACACTGCTTCCCGTATACTCAAGGGAAGGTATGCCCAGCGACGCGAAAAACCGGCCCGTGTACGTGATCTCCGTGGCGGCGGAACTGGTGGACATGCATCCCCAGACGCTGCGCCTGTACGAACGCAAGGGCCTGATCCGCCCGGGGCGCAGCAGCGGCAAGACGCGGCTGTACAGCGAGCGCGACATCGAGCATCTGCGCGAGATCCGCCGCCTGACGCAGGAACTCGGCGTGAACCTAGCGGGTGTCGAGGAGGTCATGCGTCTTCAGCACGAGCTGGATGACATGCAGGGCGAGTTCGAGGCGGAGATCGAGCGCATCGAGAGTGAACTGCGCGAGCAGGCGCAGCGGCCCGAGGCGCTGCCGGGCGTGGACGGCCGCATCGATCCGCGTGACCGGCCGGTGTACGTGATCAGCATCGCGGCGGAACTGGTGGACATGCACCCGCAGACGCTGCGCCTGTACGAGCGTAAGCAGCTGATCCGCCCGGGGCGCAGCAGCGGCAAGACGCGGCTGTACAGCGAGCGGGACATCGAGCATCTGCGTGAGATTCGCCGCCTGACGCAGGAACTCGGCGTGAACCTTGCGGGCGTCGAGGAGATCATGCGCCTGCGCCACAAGCTGGACGCGACACGGTCGGGTCTGGAGAGCAACGTCCGCCGCATTCAGGAGGACATCACGGAGCGCATGACGAAGTGGCGCACCCTGGCGGAAGGGGATGAACCGGGCGGTGTGGACCGGGAGTGATTCACGCATTCCTCAGCGGTCCGGTCATCCGTCCGTGCAGGATGACCGGGCGCGCCGTATGCTGCGGGGCGTGCTGTCTGCCTGCCGTCCGGTTCCTGCGCCATGCCCGGTGACTTCATGAGGCCCCTGTGGGTGGTGGGGGACATTCACGGGGCGTACGACAAGCTGCGCGCGCTTCTGCTGCGCGCGGGCCTGATCGACTTTGACGGCTCGTGGACCGCCGGGGACACGCACCTGGTGTTTCTCGGAGATTACGTGGACCGCGGGCCGAACGGCCTGGAGGTCATCCGCCTGATCCGCAGCCTGGAGGTGCAGGCGACGGAGGTGGGGGGGCAGGTGACGGCGCTGCTGGGGAATCACGAGGTGATGTTCCTGGCGTCGCTGGTGTTCCGTCACGTGGACCCGCACGACCGGATGGGGTTCCGGGAGTACTGGCTGGAGAACGGCGGTCAGCCGCGTGACGTGGACCTGCTGGAACCGAGTGATCTGGGGTGGCTGTCGAACCGTCCGGCGATAACCGTGTCACACGGGTGGTTGATGGTGCATGCCGACAGCCTGATGTACCTGCGGCTGGGCGACTCGGTGAAGGACGTGAATGCGGAGGTCGCACGCATCCTGGCCAATCCGGACCCGGACGAGTGGGGCCTGTTCCTGAACTGGTTCACGGAGCGTATGGCGTTCGCGCTGGGTGAGGGGGAAGCCAAGGCCCGCCGGGCCCTGTCGGTGTTTGGTGGGGACCGGATCGTGCATGGGCACACGCCGGTGTATGTCCTGCTGGATGAGGCGCTGCATGGCCCGACGGTGGGCGCGGGCGCCCCGATTCCGTACGCGGGGCGGCTGTGCGTGGCGATGGACAGCGGCATGGCGTACCGGGAGGACGCGGGGTTTATCGCGCGGCTGAATCCGCAGGGCATTGCGGAGGTCGTGGCGTTTCCAAGTGGGAGCTCTCTGTACTGATCGCCAGGCTGTCCTGTGTGGGTGTGGGCGCGCGCGGCCGGGCAGCGGTCCGGTAGGCTGTCGGCACGCCGGTTAAAGGTTCCGTGAAGGAACCGGCTGGGCAGGGGCCCGCCCCGGTGAAAGGATGGACTGTGGACCGAACCCAATCTTCTGCCGGGCCGCCCGCGTTGCGGCTGAGTGGCATCACGAAACGTTTCCCGGGTGTGGTCGCGAACGACGCGGTGGACCTGACCGTCCACGCGGGCGAGGTGCTGGCGCTGCTGGGTGAGAACGGCGCGGGCAAGAGCACGCTGATCTCGATCCTGTACGGCCTGTACCAGCCCGACGAGGGCGCGGTGGAACTGGCAGGCCAGCCGGTGCGGATCGGCAGTCCGGCGCATGCGCGGCGGCTCGGGATCGGGCTGGTGCCGCAGCATCCGCTGCTGGTGTCGCGGCACTCGGTCGCGGAGAATCTGGCGCTGGGCCGCGTGGGCGGGCTGTTCCCGGCGCGGCGCGTGGCGGGGCAGGTGCGTGAGCTGTCCGCGCGGTACGGGCTGGAGGTGAACCCGGACGCGCGCGTGTCGGACCTCTCGCCGGGCGAGAAGCAGCGCGTGGAGATCGTGCGGGCCCTGCTGGGCGGCGCGCGGGTGCTGATTCTCGACGAGCCCACCAGCGTGCTGACGCCGCAGGAGGCCGAGGGCCTGTTCCGCGTGATGCGCGAACTGAAGGCGGACGGGCGCAGCCTGATCTTCATCTCGCACAAGCTGGACGAGGTGCTGGCCGTCGCGGACCGCGTGACGGTGCTGCGGCGCGGGAAGGTCGTGGGCGGCGTGCCCACGCAGGGCGCGACCCGCGAGAGCCTCGCGGAGCTGATGGTGGGCCGCAGCGTGGACTTCACCCGCAAGCGCGCGGGCGGTCCCGGTGCGGACGCGGGCGCGCTGCTGAGCGTGCGGGACCTGAGTGCGCAGGGCGCGCGCGGCCTGCCCGCGCTGCGCGGCGTGAGTTTCGAGCTGCGCCGGGGCGAGGTGCTGGGCGTGGCCGGGATCGCCGGGAATGGCCAGAGCGAACTGGTCGAGGTCCTGGCGGGGTTGCACGCGGCGACCGGGTCGGTCACGCTGGACGGTCAGGCGCTGACCGGGGACGCGGCGTCGCGTTTCCGGTCGGGCGTGGCGCACATTCCTGAGGACCGCATTCACAGCGGCACGGTGCCCAGCATGACGGTCGCGGAGAACCTCGCCCTGAGGGACTTCGGGCGGCCGCCGCTGGCGCGCGGCCTGGCGCGCGACCTGACCGCCACCGACGAGCGGGCGCGCCGCGAGGTGGAAGCCTACGCGGTCGCCACGCCGGGCATTCACACGCCCACGCGGCTGCTGTCGGGCGGGAACATCCAGAAGCTGATCCTGGCGCGGGAACTGGCCGGGCAGCCGAAACTGATCCTGGCGGTGCACCCCACGTACGGGCTGGACATCGGCGCGACCGATCAGGTGCACCGGGTGCTGCTGGACCGCACGCAGGAGGGCGCGGGCGTGCTGCTGGTCAGTGAGGATCTGGACGAACTGCTGAGCCTGTCGGACCGCGTGACGGTCATGGTGGGCGGCGCGCTGCTGGGGCCGTTCCCGGTGGCCGAGGTGACACGGGAGTCGCTGGGCCTGCTGATGGGCGGCGCACACCCGCACAGCCTGCCCGGAGCCACACAGGGGGTGGGCGCATGAGGTTCGTGGCTCTTCAGGCCCCCTCGGCGGCCCGCACGGCGCTCGTCACGGTGGCGTCGGTGGTGGTGGCCCTGCTGATCTGCGCGCTGGTGTTCGTGCTGGCGGGGCAGTCCCCGGCGGAGGTGTACGGCACGATGCTGCGCGGCACGCTGGGCGACCCGACCGGCCTGGCCGAGGTGGGGCGGCGCACCATTCCGCTGCTCTTGATCGGGGCGGGGCTGGCGCTGGCGTTCCGCGCGCAGTTCTTCAACATCGGCGCGGAGGGGCAGCTGCTGCTGGGCGCAGTGTTCGCGGCGGGCACAGCGCTGTTCCTGCCCGTTCCCGGCGCGCTGCTCATCCCGGCGGTGTTCGTGGCGGGCTTCGTCGGCGGGGGCCTGTGGGCGCTCGTGGCGGCGGCGCTGCGGCGCGTGAACGTGAACGAGATCCTCTCCACCCTGATGCTGAACTACATCGCGGTGGCGCTCGTCACCTACCTGATCGCCGGGCCGTGGAAGGGCAAGGACGTGCGCGGGTACATCTACACCGACACCTTCCCGCAGGGCACGTGGCTGCCCACCCTGAGCGGCACGCAGGTGCACTGGCCCACGCTGCTGCTGGGCGCCGCGCTGGCCCTGGGCCTCCAGTGGCTCCTGACCCGCTCGACGTTCGGGTACGCGCTTCGTGTCGTCGGCGAGAACCCCGGCGCGGCGCACTACGCGGGCCTCAGCTCCGCGCGGGTCGCCACGCTCGTCGCCCTCCTCACCGGGGGACTGGCCGGGCTGGCCGGTGCGGGCGAGGTGGCGGGCATCCACCACCGCCTCCTGGAGGCCAGCCAGATCAGCCTGGGGTACGGCTTCACCGCCGTGATCGTCGCGTGGCTGGCGCGCGGGAACCCGGCGCTGTGCCTGATCACCGCGCCGCTGATGGGCGTGATCCTGGCGGGCGGGGACCTGCTGAAGATCGACCTGAACCTCCCGTTCCGCGTGGTGGACATCTTCAGCGGCGTGATCCTGCTGTGCCTGATCGCCTCGGAAGTGTTCATCCGCCACCGTGTCCAGTGGGGCCGCGCGTGAGCTGCCCCCTCTCCCCCACCGAGGTCCTGCATGGATAGCATTGTCATCGAGGCGCTCGTGCGCGCCCTGGCGGTCGGGACGCCGCTGCTGCTCGCGTGCCTGGGCGCGATCCTGAACGAACGCGCCGGGGTCGTGAATCTGGGCGTGGAGGGCCTGATGGCCGTCGGTGCGCTCGCCGCGTTCGCGGTCGCCTCCAGGAGCCCGGACGCGAGCCTGTGGGCGGCGGTCGGCGCGGCCATGCTGGCAGGCGCGGCGCT from Deinococcus soli (ex Cha et al. 2016) encodes the following:
- a CDS encoding DUF402 domain-containing protein translates to MKRKVFDLSGWARVTRHTQTVLHVPGHVIVDFVAHDVIRPLDVPIPGRDGLRRILGSGYRWVRAHPTSGHGAPGSALTMQLDAAGRPVQYYIDLHGGEGWHDSGYPWHDDLYLDVIGHPAEHDPWVIDATGIIDGDELDDAVTQGLVTPAQADATWTHARHVETQLQAGTYPPVHVLKRYLEDPYT
- a CDS encoding phosphoribosylglycinamide formyltransferase, with product MNLGFLASHGGSAARHLVEACRAGELNATPVALVSNNSRSPALAWARDAGLAVAHLSSANYPDPDDLDAAILDVLVGAGADTLVLSGYMREIGPRVLAHFAGRLVNIHPSLLPRHGGRGMYGDRVHESVLASGDLESGATVHLVTAGIDEGPILAQARVPVHPGDDLANLKARVQATEGDLMLRAVRSLG
- a CDS encoding RidA family protein, producing the protein MIPRNPEDVHAPLTSYVHQIEVPSPARWLVLSGQLGQHPDGSVPEDPIAQVEVALENLNRNLAAASMTVSDIVKLTIYLVSEVDAAARRAVFARWLDGHLPCMTLLYVTALAAPQYKVELDAWACRATPERTDT
- a CDS encoding ABC transporter ATP-binding protein; protein product: MTGDRGGAEDAAVRVRDLRKGYVVHEKEPGFLGSLRSFVSRRSRVVEAVRGVSFDLAPGEVVGFLGPNGAGKTTTLKMLSGLLHPSGGEVRVAGFEPGRRENAFLRQITLVMGQKQQLIWDLPALDSFLVNQAIYEIPDAQFRATMAEFTEVLGLEGILKKQVRKLSLGERMKCELAAALLHRPKVLFLDEPTIGLDVNMQESVRAFVQDYNARYGATVMLTSHYMADVTALARRILVIDRGEVVFDGDLARLAEQGGGGKTVRLQLRRPATADELGRFGSEVRVDGLSAELTVPRALVSERAAALLAELDVADLTVEDPSIESVMASLFGARAGQAGQPERTPEPV
- a CDS encoding dipeptidase; translated protein: MTTPDLSVLLDRDRAEAELFDLLRIPSVSADPTRTADMAATAEFLRAKLADLGFTARIDPTAGHPVVYAERLNAPGQPTVLIYGHYDVQPEAPLEEWVTPPFEPTVRDGRIYARGSTDDKGQAYAHVKGVELLLSQGELPVNVKFLLEGEEEIGSPNLEPYLRDHAGELKADVIVISDGSRFAPDVPTITYGVRGLSYVEIHVQGANRDLHSGSYGGAAPNPINALAEIITRLKDDQGRVTIPGFYDGIDDLTDTERQMWADLPHDDAAFAASIGVPALPGEAGYTTLERLWGRPTLDVNGIWGGYQGEGSKTVIAAKAGAKVSMRLVPGQDPERITRLISEYVPTLAPAGTTAVVHPHHGGRPFKFDLNSPYNLAANRALKRVFGREAVFARTGGSIPIVAAFNDILHAPVLFVDLGLNEDAPHSPNESFAVTDYHNGILTSAYLLQELGAPDTAE
- a CDS encoding metallophosphoesterase encodes the protein MRPLWVVGDIHGAYDKLRALLLRAGLIDFDGSWTAGDTHLVFLGDYVDRGPNGLEVIRLIRSLEVQATEVGGQVTALLGNHEVMFLASLVFRHVDPHDRMGFREYWLENGGQPRDVDLLEPSDLGWLSNRPAITVSHGWLMVHADSLMYLRLGDSVKDVNAEVARILANPDPDEWGLFLNWFTERMAFALGEGEAKARRALSVFGGDRIVHGHTPVYVLLDEALHGPTVGAGAPIPYAGRLCVAMDSGMAYREDAGFIARLNPQGIAEVVAFPSGSSLY
- a CDS encoding ABC transporter permease — its product is MAEYRAEVVIWMLSGTLSLVMMLVWMAQAAAAPGGQIRGYSAPEFATYFLSTWLVSQLLVVWVSHELDFQIRQGTLSPQLLRPVDPMWLHVASHVAERLVRIVPLLALVGVFTWLSGASFTREWWAYPAALGLAALGFSVRFLYEYAIGLLAFWTESSASFQEVVWLVYAALGGMFAPLAFYPDWVQCVAVWTPFPYMLGLPAQLLAGKATLAQAGRGALVLLVWLAVFWVVRLIVWRIGLRKYGAVGA
- the rpiA gene encoding ribose 5-phosphate isomerase A codes for the protein MDLEALKREAALRAVALVKSGDRVGLGTGSTAKYAIEEIGRKLAAGELTGVVGVATSEASDTLARQVGIPVEPLDPRPLDIAIDGADEIAPNLDLIKGLGGALLREKLTEVQARRFIVIADHTKLVEHIGEKSALPIEIARFGFLSTIERLRVILPSGRLRQSGAQPYVTDNGNYIFDAQIPAGTDIAALERQLKGTLGVVDTGLFLGMAERAFVAAPDGVTELTPR
- the hspR gene encoding heat shock protein transcriptional repressor HspR, fused homodimer type, translated to MPSDAKNRPVYVISVAAELVDMHPQTLRLYERKGLIRPGRSSGKTRLYSERDIEHLREIRRLTQELGVNLAGVEEVMRLQHELDDMQGEFEAEIERIESELREQAQRPEALPGVDGRIDPRDRPVYVISIAAELVDMHPQTLRLYERKQLIRPGRSSGKTRLYSERDIEHLREIRRLTQELGVNLAGVEEIMRLRHKLDATRSGLESNVRRIQEDITERMTKWRTLAEGDEPGGVDRE
- a CDS encoding DUF402 domain-containing protein; translated protein: MKRKDGRYLQFFPGVQGTQRVVTLPEGWLVDVTFTHVPEPHAVTVQGVTVPTLAVGARWLTLVPPQGHAALLVILNGETPVFAYADVCAATGLGEDGIPWLDDLYLDVRATLSADWTPGVPEIIDADELDTALHSGEITPEQHALAWATAREVEHQLARNTFPLLPAIQAFVSPAS
- a CDS encoding peroxiredoxin; its protein translation is MSDSVQVPVVGEAFPAFTLMDAAGQAHSLPDFVGRYVVLYVYPKDDTPGCTREACDFRDNVLLRERGAAILGVSADDADSHARFAEKFSLPFPLLSDPGAVFLRSIGSFGTKNMYGKVTEGIKRQTFLIGPDGRLVKSWLAVKVDGHADHVAAAIEKDRAAKGGN